From a region of the Neobacillus niacini genome:
- the ilvE gene encoding branched-chain-amino-acid transaminase, whose translation MGSQWIFLGGEFVKKEDAVVSVFDHGFLYGDGVFEGIRVYSGNVFRLDAHLKRLYESAQSIMLKIPYTQEEMTQLIVDTIRKNQLDSAYIRVVVSRGKGNLGLDPSSCPTPSVIIIAEQLALYPKEFYEQGIKIASVPSRRNRPDVLSPQVKSLNYLNNILVKLEANQAGVQEALMLNDQGYVTEGSADNIFIVKNGVIYTPPVYLGALEGITRNAIIDVARAKGYEVKETPFTRHDVYVADEVFLTGTAVEVIAVIAVDGREISGGKPGNVTNDLLEEFRKIVTTDGVACYPESASHAIVS comes from the coding sequence TTGGGAAGTCAATGGATATTCCTTGGCGGAGAGTTCGTCAAGAAAGAGGATGCTGTAGTTTCAGTTTTTGACCATGGATTTTTATATGGAGATGGAGTTTTTGAAGGCATTCGTGTTTATAGCGGAAACGTCTTTAGACTCGACGCCCACCTAAAAAGACTGTACGAGTCAGCACAATCCATTATGTTGAAAATTCCGTATACACAGGAAGAAATGACACAATTAATTGTGGATACGATCAGAAAAAATCAATTAGACAGCGCCTATATTCGTGTTGTTGTTTCACGGGGTAAAGGAAATCTCGGACTGGACCCTTCCTCCTGCCCAACGCCAAGCGTAATTATTATCGCTGAGCAATTAGCCTTATACCCAAAGGAATTTTATGAGCAAGGAATTAAAATTGCATCTGTTCCAAGCAGACGAAATCGCCCAGATGTATTAAGTCCACAAGTTAAATCACTTAACTATTTAAATAATATTCTAGTTAAATTAGAAGCCAATCAGGCTGGTGTACAAGAGGCTTTAATGCTCAATGACCAAGGATATGTAACAGAAGGTTCCGCTGACAATATCTTCATTGTAAAAAATGGAGTTATTTACACCCCTCCTGTTTACTTGGGGGCATTAGAAGGAATTACCCGAAATGCAATTATTGATGTAGCTAGAGCTAAAGGTTATGAGGTTAAGGAGACTCCATTTACTCGGCACGATGTGTATGTGGCTGATGAAGTGTTCCTAACCGGTACAGCTGTTGAAGTCATTGCTGTTATCGCAGTCGATGGCCGCGAAATTAGCGGCGGTAAACCAGGAAATGTTACAAATGACCTTTTAGAAGAATTTAGAAAAATCGTAACAACAGACGGAGTGGCTTGTTATCCTGAATCTGCAAGCCATGCCATTGTCAGTTAG
- the ilvD gene encoding dihydroxy-acid dehydratase, translated as MRSDMIKKGIDRAPHRSLLYATGVTVKDLDKPFIGVCNSFIEIIPGHKHLNHFGEIVKEAIREAGGIPFEFNTIGVDDGIAMGHIGMRYSLPSREIIADSAETVINAHWFDGVFYIPNCDKITPGMLMAAARTNVPSVFVSGGPMEAGVSPTTGKNLSLTSVFEGVGAYHSGSMTQAQLLEIEKNACPTCGSCSGMFTANSMNCLMEVLGMTVPGNGTIVATSEGRHELIRQAARHLVELVKNDIRPRDIITREAIDNAFALDMAMGGSTNTVLHTLAIAHEAGIDYDLRDINKIAEKVPYLAKIMPASDYSMEDIHHAGGVSAIINELYKVEGALHKDCLTITGKTLQENVKDATIINENVIRTKDNPYSPVGGLSILYGNIAPDGSVIKVGAVDPSIQTFLGEAIVFESQEEAQENINNGTVQAGHVVVIRYEGPKGGPGMPEMLAPTSAIMGRGLGKEVALITDGRFSGASRGISIGHISPEAAEGGPIALIENGDKILIDLPARSIELLVDDEVLAERRRLWQKPEPKIKTGYLAKYAKLVTSANTGGIMKI; from the coding sequence ATGCGAAGCGATATGATTAAAAAGGGGATTGACCGTGCTCCCCACCGCAGCTTACTATACGCAACCGGGGTAACTGTGAAGGACTTAGATAAACCATTTATCGGTGTCTGTAACTCATTTATTGAAATTATCCCTGGACATAAACACCTTAATCATTTCGGTGAAATTGTAAAAGAAGCGATACGAGAAGCTGGCGGAATACCATTTGAATTTAACACAATCGGTGTCGATGATGGAATTGCAATGGGGCATATCGGAATGCGTTACTCGCTTCCAAGCCGTGAAATTATCGCTGATAGTGCTGAAACTGTTATTAATGCTCATTGGTTTGATGGTGTCTTCTACATTCCGAACTGTGACAAAATTACACCAGGAATGTTAATGGCGGCCGCTAGAACCAATGTCCCTTCTGTTTTTGTATCAGGAGGTCCAATGGAAGCAGGAGTTTCTCCAACCACTGGAAAAAATCTTTCTCTGACTTCTGTATTTGAGGGCGTTGGAGCTTACCATAGCGGTTCAATGACTCAAGCTCAGTTACTGGAAATAGAAAAGAATGCCTGTCCTACCTGCGGCTCATGCTCAGGAATGTTCACTGCGAACTCAATGAATTGTCTAATGGAAGTCTTAGGGATGACGGTTCCTGGTAATGGAACGATTGTTGCCACATCAGAAGGAAGACATGAACTGATTCGCCAAGCAGCAAGACATCTTGTTGAATTGGTAAAAAATGATATACGTCCTCGCGACATCATTACAAGAGAAGCAATTGACAATGCATTTGCTTTGGATATGGCTATGGGAGGATCAACGAACACCGTCCTACATACCCTTGCCATCGCTCATGAAGCAGGTATTGACTATGATTTACGAGATATTAACAAAATTGCTGAAAAGGTCCCATATTTGGCGAAAATTATGCCTGCATCTGATTATTCTATGGAAGATATTCATCATGCTGGCGGAGTTAGTGCTATTATCAATGAGCTTTATAAAGTTGAAGGTGCATTGCATAAGGACTGCTTAACCATTACTGGGAAAACCCTTCAAGAAAATGTGAAGGATGCAACAATAATCAATGAAAATGTTATTCGGACAAAAGACAATCCGTATAGCCCTGTTGGTGGTCTATCCATCCTATATGGAAATATTGCTCCAGATGGCAGTGTAATTAAAGTCGGTGCGGTTGACCCATCAATTCAAACCTTCCTTGGTGAAGCAATTGTATTTGAATCTCAGGAAGAAGCACAAGAAAATATCAACAATGGTACTGTTCAAGCAGGACACGTTGTGGTTATACGCTACGAAGGTCCAAAGGGCGGTCCAGGAATGCCAGAAATGCTTGCCCCTACATCCGCGATTATGGGTCGTGGATTGGGTAAAGAAGTTGCACTGATCACAGATGGACGTTTCTCAGGTGCAAGCCGAGGAATTTCAATTGGACACATTTCACCGGAAGCTGCTGAAGGCGGACCGATTGCTCTAATTGAAAATGGTGACAAAATCCTAATTGATCTGCCTGCCAGGTCCATTGAATTGCTTGTCGATGACGAGGTTTTAGCAGAACGAAGACGCTTATGGCAAAAGCCAGAGCCAAAAATCAAAACCGGCTACCTAGCCAAATATGCAAAGTTAGTAACATCCGCCAATACTGGCGGGATCATGAAAATATAG
- the ilvB gene encoding acetolactate synthase large subunit, with the protein MKVEAKPDFQTSTAPKTGADLLIDLLINEGVDTLFGYPGGAVLPIYDAIYRARGTIKHVLFRHEQGSIHAAEGYARITGKPGVVIATSGPGATNLVTGITDAMMDSLPLVIFTGQVARGVIGTDAFQEADVMAITTPITKHNYQVQDIADLPRIVKEAFHIASTGRPGPVLIDIPKDISAGELFETPEEGTINLPGYQPTTKPNPLQIKKLADAISKSKKPVILAGAGILHGKASAELTAFAEKHKLPVVTTLLGLGTFPANNPLSLGMGGMHGTYAANMAMYESDLLINIGARFDDRLTGNLKHFSPNAKVAHIDIDPAEIGKNVPTNIPIVSDSKEALIELMNQTSESPENEEWLETLSKYKEEFPLWYKHDPNGMSPQWLIEAIHKVTNGDAVVTTDVGQHQMWAAQYYNFEKPHRWVTSGGLGTMGFGFPAAIGAQMASPGSTVVAIVGDAGFQMTLQELSIIYEQNLPVKIIIVNNGALGMVRQWQELLHGNRISESILQTQPDFVKLAEAYHIRGLKIESQEELITKLPEVFAYDGPVLMDCRVLQQEKVFPMIAPGKGIHEMIGVKPS; encoded by the coding sequence GTGAAAGTAGAAGCAAAGCCGGATTTCCAAACAAGTACGGCACCTAAAACCGGTGCAGACCTGCTCATTGACTTATTAATTAATGAAGGTGTTGATACGCTTTTTGGGTATCCGGGTGGTGCCGTTCTGCCAATTTATGACGCGATCTATCGTGCGAGAGGCACCATTAAGCACGTCCTCTTCCGTCACGAGCAAGGAAGCATTCATGCTGCTGAAGGTTATGCACGCATAACAGGAAAACCTGGCGTTGTAATAGCAACTTCTGGTCCTGGTGCCACCAACCTGGTGACTGGAATTACAGATGCAATGATGGATTCTTTACCTCTAGTTATTTTCACTGGTCAGGTTGCAAGAGGTGTAATCGGAACAGACGCCTTTCAAGAAGCTGATGTCATGGCGATTACCACACCTATCACAAAACATAATTATCAGGTGCAAGATATTGCCGACTTACCAAGGATTGTAAAAGAAGCCTTTCACATTGCTTCAACAGGCCGTCCAGGTCCGGTATTAATCGATATTCCAAAAGACATCTCTGCAGGAGAATTATTCGAGACTCCTGAAGAAGGAACGATTAATCTTCCTGGATATCAACCGACAACAAAACCAAATCCGCTGCAGATCAAAAAACTTGCAGATGCAATTTCGAAGTCAAAAAAACCGGTTATTCTTGCTGGTGCTGGTATTCTACATGGTAAAGCTTCTGCTGAGTTAACAGCTTTTGCTGAGAAGCACAAGCTTCCAGTTGTAACCACCCTTCTTGGTCTTGGAACTTTCCCAGCCAACAACCCTCTCTCTCTAGGGATGGGTGGTATGCACGGAACATATGCAGCGAACATGGCAATGTATGAATCAGACTTACTAATCAATATAGGCGCCCGCTTTGATGACCGTCTTACAGGTAATCTAAAGCACTTCTCTCCAAATGCGAAAGTAGCACATATTGATATCGACCCTGCTGAAATTGGCAAAAATGTTCCAACCAATATTCCAATTGTTTCTGATTCAAAGGAAGCATTGATTGAATTAATGAATCAGACCTCAGAATCACCTGAAAATGAAGAATGGTTAGAAACATTAAGCAAGTATAAAGAAGAGTTCCCATTATGGTATAAGCATGATCCAAACGGAATGTCTCCTCAATGGCTGATTGAAGCCATCCATAAAGTAACAAATGGGGACGCTGTTGTTACAACAGACGTTGGTCAGCACCAAATGTGGGCAGCTCAGTATTACAACTTTGAAAAACCGCACCGCTGGGTTACATCAGGTGGACTTGGAACAATGGGCTTCGGCTTCCCTGCTGCAATTGGAGCGCAAATGGCTTCTCCAGGCAGTACAGTCGTAGCTATCGTTGGTGACGCTGGATTCCAGATGACGCTGCAAGAGTTATCTATAATCTATGAACAGAATCTTCCTGTAAAGATCATTATTGTTAATAACGGTGCTCTAGGTATGGTTCGACAATGGCAGGAATTGTTACATGGCAACCGAATTTCGGAATCAATTTTGCAGACACAACCTGATTTTGTAAAACTTGCGGAAGCCTATCATATCCGAGGGTTAAAGATTGAAAGCCAAGAAGAATTAATCACCAAGCTTCCTGAAGTGTTTGCTTATGACGGTCCTGTTTTAATGGACTGCCGAGTGCTCCAGCAGGAAAAAGTCTTCCCGATGATTGCTCCTGGAAAAGGAATACATGAAATGATTGGGGTGAAACCATCATGA
- the ilvN gene encoding acetolactate synthase small subunit — protein sequence MKRIISLTVQDRSGVLNRVTGLLQRRQFNISSISVGPTETEGISKMTLVVEVEDEQRLEQVTKQLNKQIDVLKVSDITDKAIVARELALIKVAGSSQLRSEINGIIDPFRALIIDVSKDSLTIQITGRPDKIDALIDLLRPYGIKEIARTGLTAFLRGHQPQVNELTTYSQIK from the coding sequence ATGAAACGGATTATATCCCTAACCGTTCAGGACCGAAGTGGTGTATTAAATCGGGTTACTGGTCTATTACAAAGACGACAATTTAATATTTCAAGTATTTCTGTCGGTCCAACTGAAACCGAAGGCATTTCAAAAATGACCCTAGTGGTGGAGGTCGAAGATGAACAGCGCCTCGAACAAGTGACAAAACAGCTAAACAAGCAAATTGATGTTTTAAAGGTTTCAGATATTACAGATAAGGCGATTGTCGCTCGTGAACTGGCACTCATTAAAGTTGCCGGCAGCTCACAGCTTCGCAGTGAAATTAACGGGATCATAGACCCCTTCCGCGCCTTGATTATTGACGTAAGTAAAGATAGCTTAACGATACAAATCACTGGCAGGCCAGACAAAATTGACGCGTTGATTGACTTGCTTCGCCCATATGGAATTAAAGAGATTGCTAGAACTGGACTAACCGCCTTCTTACGCGGACATCAACCACAGGTTAACGAGTTAACTACCTACTCTCAAATAAAATAA
- the ilvC gene encoding ketol-acid reductoisomerase codes for MAKVLYNGDIQEAVLQGKKIAVIGYGSQGHAHALNLKESGFDVVVGLRGGKSWDKAVEDGVEVTSVADATAQADVIMVLLPDEMQPKVYEESIKPNLEAGNALVFAHGFNVHFTQIVPPADVDVFLVAPKGPGHLVRRTYTEGAGVPALYAVYQDYTGQARELALAYAKGIGSARAGVLETSFQEETETDLFGEQAVLCGGTTALIKAGFETLVEAGYQPEVAYFECLHELKLIVDLLYEGGLENMRYSISDTAQWGDFVSGPRVVNEDTKARMKDVLTDIQTGAFAKGWILENQANRPQFNAINRSENNHPIEVVGRELRALMPFIKKPVNQKKEAVVNGSR; via the coding sequence ATGGCAAAAGTATTATATAACGGAGATATTCAAGAGGCAGTATTACAAGGAAAGAAAATCGCAGTAATCGGTTATGGATCACAAGGTCATGCACATGCATTAAACCTAAAGGAAAGCGGATTTGACGTTGTTGTTGGTTTAAGAGGCGGTAAGTCTTGGGATAAAGCTGTTGAAGACGGTGTTGAAGTAACATCTGTTGCAGATGCAACTGCACAAGCTGACGTTATCATGGTGTTGCTGCCAGATGAAATGCAGCCTAAGGTATACGAAGAAAGTATCAAACCAAACCTTGAAGCTGGGAATGCATTAGTTTTTGCTCATGGTTTCAACGTTCACTTTACACAAATCGTACCACCAGCTGATGTAGACGTATTCCTAGTTGCTCCTAAAGGTCCAGGACATTTAGTACGACGCACATATACAGAAGGCGCAGGTGTTCCAGCACTTTATGCGGTATATCAAGACTACACTGGTCAAGCGCGTGAATTAGCATTAGCTTACGCTAAAGGTATCGGTTCTGCTCGTGCAGGCGTACTAGAAACTTCTTTCCAAGAAGAGACAGAAACAGATTTATTCGGAGAACAAGCGGTTCTTTGCGGTGGTACTACTGCCCTTATCAAAGCAGGTTTCGAAACATTAGTAGAAGCAGGTTACCAGCCTGAAGTTGCTTACTTCGAGTGTTTACATGAATTAAAATTAATCGTTGACCTTCTATATGAAGGAGGACTTGAAAATATGCGCTACTCTATCTCAGATACAGCTCAGTGGGGAGATTTCGTTTCAGGACCACGTGTTGTTAACGAAGATACAAAAGCACGCATGAAAGATGTATTAACTGATATCCAAACTGGTGCATTTGCGAAGGGCTGGATTTTGGAGAACCAAGCAAACCGTCCACAATTTAACGCAATCAACCGAAGTGAAAATAATCATCCAATCGAAGTTGTAGGCCGTGAGCTTCGTGCTTTAATGCCATTTATTAAAAAACCTGTAAACCAAAAGAAAGAAGCTGTGGTAAATGGTTCACGTTAA
- a CDS encoding 2-isopropylmalate synthase yields MVHVNIFDTTLRDGEQSPGVNLNQLEKLEIARQLEKFGVDIMEAGFPASSQGDFEAVRAIARSIKNSSVTGLARATKSDIDIAWDALKDAKEPRLHVFLATSPIHMKYKLFKTPEEVIQTSVDMVAYAKQRFPHIEWSAEDASRSDLDFLVKIITKVIDAGATVINLPDTVGYATPAEYGYMFRYIRENVPNIHKASLSCHCHDDLGMAVANTLAAIENGVTQVEGTINGIGERAGNASLEEVAVALNIRKDKYPFTTNLVLKEIKRTSDLVSRFTGMIVPGNKAVVGKNAFAHESGIHQDGVLKNTLTYEIITPEMVGIQSNDLVLGKHSGRHAFKDKIENMGFTLSAEKLQEAFTAFKQLTDRKKEVTDEDLFTILTDIQTAVADIKKYELVAFQVHYGSANLPTATVALNTPEGVRVETARTGSGSVEALMNTLEALIKEEIHLTDYKLNSVGQGRDALAEVHVKMTVDGTQVSGRGSAQDVLEASAKAFLNTVNRVLFNTKAVAQAQAELAQA; encoded by the coding sequence ATGGTTCACGTTAACATCTTCGATACGACACTGCGTGATGGTGAACAATCTCCTGGTGTAAATCTAAACCAGCTTGAAAAACTGGAAATCGCTAGACAACTAGAAAAGTTTGGCGTTGATATTATGGAGGCCGGGTTTCCGGCTTCCTCCCAAGGGGATTTCGAAGCAGTAAGAGCTATTGCCCGGAGTATTAAAAACAGTTCCGTAACAGGCCTGGCAAGAGCAACCAAATCGGACATTGACATTGCGTGGGACGCATTAAAGGATGCTAAAGAACCTAGGTTACACGTTTTCCTTGCTACCTCTCCTATTCATATGAAATATAAATTGTTCAAAACACCTGAGGAAGTCATACAAACCTCTGTCGATATGGTGGCATATGCAAAACAAAGATTCCCTCATATCGAATGGTCTGCTGAAGACGCATCTCGTTCAGATCTTGATTTTCTTGTCAAAATCATTACGAAGGTTATCGACGCAGGAGCAACAGTCATTAACCTCCCTGACACGGTAGGCTATGCCACTCCAGCAGAATATGGTTACATGTTCCGTTATATTCGAGAAAACGTTCCAAATATCCATAAGGCTTCACTTTCCTGCCATTGTCATGATGATTTAGGAATGGCTGTCGCCAATACACTAGCAGCTATTGAAAATGGAGTTACACAGGTCGAGGGAACAATTAACGGTATTGGAGAACGTGCAGGAAATGCCTCACTAGAGGAAGTCGCAGTAGCACTCAATATTAGAAAAGATAAATACCCTTTTACTACGAATCTTGTTTTAAAAGAAATCAAGCGCACAAGCGACCTTGTCAGCCGCTTTACCGGAATGATTGTTCCCGGAAATAAGGCTGTAGTAGGAAAAAATGCCTTTGCTCATGAGTCTGGTATTCATCAAGATGGAGTATTGAAAAACACCTTAACCTACGAAATCATTACTCCTGAGATGGTTGGTATTCAATCAAATGATTTAGTTCTAGGTAAACATTCAGGACGTCATGCCTTTAAAGATAAAATTGAAAATATGGGCTTTACATTATCTGCTGAAAAGCTTCAAGAAGCATTTACAGCTTTTAAACAGCTCACCGACCGTAAAAAAGAAGTTACCGATGAAGATTTGTTTACCATTTTAACAGACATCCAAACAGCTGTTGCTGATATTAAAAAATATGAGCTTGTGGCTTTCCAGGTTCATTATGGTTCAGCCAACCTCCCTACTGCTACCGTTGCACTGAACACGCCAGAAGGTGTTCGAGTAGAGACGGCACGTACAGGTTCAGGAAGTGTTGAAGCACTAATGAATACATTAGAAGCTCTAATTAAAGAAGAAATTCATCTTACTGATTATAAATTAAATTCCGTTGGGCAAGGGCGTGATGCCTTGGCTGAAGTACATGTAAAAATGACGGTTGATGGTACACAAGTAAGTGGCCGCGGATCCGCTCAGGACGTATTAGAGGCTTCTGCTAAAGCGTTCTTAAATACTGTCAACCGTGTATTATTCAACACTAAAGCTGTTGCTCAAGCTCAAGCTGAACTAGCTCAAGCATAA
- the leuB gene encoding 3-isopropylmalate dehydrogenase — protein MKKRIVLLPGDGIGKEVINSAQDVLNAIAEEFNHSFTFETHEIGGAAIDLYGTPLPETTVDACKQADAVLLGAVGGPKWDNNPSHLRPERGLLGIRKALDLYANLRPIKGFKNLLHASPLKEEVVAGSDLLIVRELTGGIYFGTPSERRDGGNTVVDTLAYTRTEIERIVDKAFQAAQGRRGHLTSVDKANVLESSKMWREIVEEKKAQYPDVVVEHVLVDAAAMKLITNPTKFDVIVTENMFGDILSDEASVLTGSLGMLASASLSEDGVGLYEPVHGSAPDIAGKGIANPSAMILSAALMLRYSFQLNDEATLIEDAVQSVLDSGFHTADLHIPEGRQVGTEEMTRLIVDYIKSQNASKCIMSCYV, from the coding sequence ATGAAAAAACGTATTGTATTACTACCTGGTGATGGGATTGGCAAGGAAGTTATTAATTCTGCACAAGATGTATTGAATGCTATTGCTGAAGAATTTAACCACAGTTTTACCTTCGAAACCCATGAAATCGGAGGGGCAGCCATTGACCTATATGGAACTCCCCTGCCAGAAACAACAGTCGACGCCTGTAAACAGGCAGATGCGGTATTATTAGGTGCTGTTGGCGGCCCAAAATGGGATAACAACCCCTCCCATTTACGCCCTGAAAGAGGATTACTCGGTATTCGTAAGGCGCTAGATTTATATGCAAATTTAAGACCAATTAAAGGGTTTAAAAATTTGCTTCATGCTTCTCCTTTGAAAGAAGAGGTTGTTGCCGGCAGTGACTTATTAATTGTCCGTGAACTAACAGGCGGTATTTACTTTGGTACACCTAGTGAACGCCGGGACGGCGGTAATACGGTTGTGGATACACTAGCCTATACTCGGACGGAGATTGAAAGAATCGTAGACAAAGCCTTCCAAGCAGCTCAAGGACGACGTGGACACCTTACCTCTGTTGATAAAGCTAACGTGTTGGAATCGAGTAAAATGTGGCGCGAAATTGTCGAAGAGAAAAAAGCCCAGTATCCAGATGTCGTGGTTGAGCATGTATTGGTTGACGCGGCTGCAATGAAATTGATTACAAATCCGACTAAGTTTGATGTCATTGTGACTGAGAACATGTTTGGTGACATTCTTAGTGATGAAGCTTCGGTTTTAACAGGATCACTTGGTATGCTTGCATCCGCATCCTTGAGCGAAGATGGTGTTGGTTTATATGAACCAGTTCATGGCTCAGCACCAGACATTGCCGGCAAAGGGATTGCCAATCCATCTGCAATGATTTTATCAGCTGCATTAATGCTGCGTTACTCTTTCCAACTAAATGATGAGGCAACATTAATAGAAGACGCAGTACAGTCTGTGTTAGATAGTGGATTCCACACAGCAGACCTTCACATTCCTGAAGGAAGGCAAGTGGGCACAGAGGAAATGACACGTCTAATTGTCGATTATATTAAGTCCCAAAACGCCTCAAAATGTATCATGAGCTGTTACGTTTAA
- the leuC gene encoding 3-isopropylmalate dehydratase large subunit, giving the protein MQKPKNIIQKVWEQHVVHQEAGKPDLLYIDLHLVHEVTSPQAFEGLRMNGRKVRRPDLTYATMDHNVSTRDRNVIKDPISKKQIDTLKENCQEFGVELSDRQHPDNGIVHVIGPELGLTQPGKTIVCGDSHTSTHGAFGALAFGIGTSEVEHVLATQTLWQAPPKTMNVKVNGKLGTGVTAKDLILAIIGKFGVQFGTGYVMEYTGEAIRSLSMEERMTVCNMSIEAGARAGLISPDETTFEYLKGRRHVPKGEAFEEAVANWRALATDEGAQYDAVVEIEASEVEPQVTWGTNPGMCIPITASVPNPDNEEKANKKDEISRALQYMGLEAGQPISSVEIDHVFIGSCTNSRLSDLRKAADVVRGHKVNPKVKAIVVPGSFSVKLAAEKEGIDQIFKEAGFEWREAGCSMCLAMNDDIVPPGGRCASTSNRNFEGRQGNGSRTHLVSPEMAAAAAVAGHFVDVRKFTAQEVL; this is encoded by the coding sequence ATGCAAAAACCAAAAAATATTATTCAAAAAGTTTGGGAGCAGCATGTTGTACATCAAGAAGCAGGAAAACCTGATTTACTATATATTGATTTGCACCTGGTTCATGAAGTAACCTCTCCTCAAGCATTCGAAGGATTACGAATGAACGGACGAAAGGTGCGCCGTCCGGACCTTACTTATGCAACAATGGATCACAACGTTTCCACACGTGATCGAAATGTAATCAAGGATCCAATCTCAAAGAAACAAATAGATACATTGAAAGAGAACTGCCAAGAATTTGGCGTTGAACTTTCAGACCGTCAACACCCAGACAATGGGATTGTCCATGTAATTGGACCTGAGCTTGGTCTTACACAACCTGGAAAAACAATCGTTTGTGGTGATAGCCATACTTCTACACATGGTGCGTTTGGTGCCCTAGCGTTCGGAATTGGGACAAGTGAAGTAGAGCATGTCCTAGCAACACAAACACTGTGGCAAGCACCTCCAAAAACAATGAATGTAAAGGTTAATGGAAAGCTTGGAACAGGAGTAACAGCCAAGGATTTAATCCTAGCGATCATCGGAAAATTTGGAGTCCAATTTGGAACTGGTTATGTAATGGAATATACAGGTGAGGCAATTCGCTCCCTTTCAATGGAAGAGCGTATGACTGTTTGTAATATGTCGATTGAGGCTGGTGCACGTGCAGGCTTGATTTCTCCAGATGAAACAACTTTTGAATACCTTAAAGGACGCAGACATGTTCCTAAGGGTGAAGCCTTCGAGGAAGCCGTTGCAAATTGGCGTGCACTTGCCACTGATGAAGGTGCACAATACGATGCGGTGGTTGAAATTGAGGCTTCTGAAGTTGAACCGCAGGTTACATGGGGAACAAATCCCGGCATGTGTATCCCAATTACAGCCTCTGTTCCAAATCCAGATAATGAAGAAAAAGCGAATAAAAAAGATGAAATTTCTCGTGCCCTTCAATATATGGGACTTGAAGCTGGACAGCCTATTTCAAGTGTAGAAATTGATCATGTCTTTATTGGTTCTTGTACAAATTCACGGTTAAGTGATTTACGTAAAGCGGCTGATGTTGTACGCGGGCACAAGGTTAATCCTAAGGTGAAAGCAATTGTCGTACCAGGTTCTTTTAGTGTAAAATTGGCTGCCGAAAAAGAAGGAATCGATCAAATTTTTAAAGAAGCAGGCTTTGAATGGCGCGAAGCTGGCTGCAGTATGTGTCTTGCCATGAATGATGATATCGTTCCTCCAGGCGGCCGCTGTGCCTCCACTTCTAACCGTAATTTTGAAGGCCGTCAAGGAAATGGATCTCGTACCCATCTTGTCAGTCCGGAAATGGCTGCTGCTGCTGCAGTTGCAGGACATTTCGTTGATGTTCGAAAGTTTACAGCACAGGAGGTACTATAA
- the leuD gene encoding 3-isopropylmalate dehydratase small subunit translates to MEPLRIHTGIVCPLNRSNVDTDQIIPKQFLKRIERSGFGQFLFYHWRFDDDGNLRKDFSMNHPKYQGASILVAGENFGCGSSREHAPWAIQDYGFKVVIAQSYADIFKNNCVKNGILTIQASEEQVQSIMRKAENEEYSLTVNLENQVVSDNQGLEFTFDIAPYPKEMLLNGWDEIGVTLNYEDQISTYELARK, encoded by the coding sequence ATGGAACCACTACGCATTCATACAGGGATCGTTTGCCCGTTAAATCGAAGTAATGTTGATACAGACCAGATTATTCCAAAGCAATTCCTAAAGAGGATTGAGCGAAGCGGATTTGGACAATTTTTATTTTATCACTGGCGCTTTGATGATGATGGTAATCTGCGTAAGGATTTTTCAATGAATCATCCAAAATATCAGGGAGCCTCTATATTAGTAGCTGGTGAGAACTTTGGCTGCGGATCCTCTCGTGAGCATGCCCCATGGGCGATTCAGGACTATGGCTTTAAAGTGGTTATTGCCCAAAGCTATGCAGATATTTTTAAAAATAACTGTGTGAAAAATGGTATTCTCACCATTCAAGCAAGTGAAGAACAAGTTCAAAGCATTATGCGTAAGGCCGAGAATGAGGAGTACTCTCTTACTGTCAATCTAGAAAATCAAGTGGTTTCCGATAATCAAGGGTTAGAGTTTACTTTTGATATTGCACCATATCCAAAAGAAATGCTGCTTAACGGCTGGGATGAAATCGGCGTAACCCTTAACTATGAAGATCAAATTTCAACATATGAGCTTGCACGTAAATAA